From Woronichinia naegeliana WA131, the proteins below share one genomic window:
- the ffh gene encoding signal recognition particle protein — translation MFDALADRLEDAWKKLRGQDKISASNIQEALQEVRRALLSADVSLQVVKHFIAEVEKKAQGAEVISGVNPGQQFIKIVYDELVAVMGESNVPLANAEKKPTVILMAGLQGTGKTTATAKLALFLRKENRSALMVATDVYRPAAIDQLITLGQQIDVPVFEMGGDADPVEIARLGVERAKELGVDTVLIDTAGRLQIDPEMMAELARIKAVVNPDDTLLVVDAMTGQEAANLTRTFQDEIGITGAILTKLDGDTRGGAALSVRQVSGQPIKFVGVGEKVEALQPFYPDRLASRILNMGDVLTLVEKAQEAIDIGDVEKMQTKIRSATFDFDDFLKQMRLMKNMGSFGGLLKLIPGMNKLSSSDIEKGEGELKRTEAMINSMTIEERKNPDLLAKSPSRRRRIAKGSGHGESDVSKLVTNFTRMRSMMQQMGMGGMPGMGMPGMGMPGMGGGMPGMGMNRPMPPGFRGYAGSNTKGKKKKEKKKKGFGNL, via the coding sequence ATGTTTGATGCTCTCGCCGATCGCCTAGAGGATGCCTGGAAAAAGCTCCGTGGCCAAGATAAAATTTCTGCCAGCAATATCCAAGAGGCCCTTCAGGAAGTACGCCGCGCCCTACTATCCGCCGATGTTAGCCTCCAGGTGGTCAAACACTTCATTGCCGAAGTTGAGAAAAAGGCTCAGGGAGCCGAGGTTATTTCAGGGGTCAATCCAGGTCAGCAATTTATCAAAATTGTTTATGACGAATTAGTGGCAGTGATGGGGGAAAGTAATGTTCCTCTCGCTAATGCCGAGAAAAAGCCCACTGTCATTTTAATGGCAGGTTTACAGGGAACAGGGAAAACCACCGCAACGGCAAAATTAGCCCTTTTTCTACGGAAAGAAAATCGCAGTGCCTTGATGGTGGCCACAGATGTCTATCGTCCGGCGGCGATCGATCAATTAATTACCCTGGGTCAGCAGATTGATGTTCCCGTTTTTGAAATGGGAGGAGATGCCGATCCCGTCGAAATCGCTCGGCTAGGGGTCGAAAGAGCCAAAGAATTAGGAGTCGATACCGTTCTGATCGATACAGCAGGACGTTTGCAAATTGATCCTGAAATGATGGCTGAGTTAGCCCGTATTAAGGCGGTGGTCAATCCCGATGACACCTTGCTGGTGGTAGATGCCATGACCGGTCAGGAAGCCGCTAATTTAACTCGTACCTTTCAAGATGAAATTGGTATTACGGGAGCCATTTTAACCAAGCTAGATGGGGATACCAGAGGAGGAGCAGCCCTTTCCGTTCGTCAAGTCTCAGGACAGCCTATTAAATTTGTCGGGGTTGGCGAAAAAGTAGAGGCCCTACAACCGTTTTACCCCGATCGCCTGGCCAGCCGCATTCTTAATATGGGGGATGTGTTAACCCTCGTTGAAAAAGCACAAGAGGCGATCGATATTGGCGATGTGGAAAAAATGCAAACGAAGATCAGGTCAGCCACCTTTGACTTTGATGACTTCCTGAAGCAAATGCGTTTGATGAAAAATATGGGATCTTTCGGGGGTTTGCTTAAACTGATTCCGGGGATGAATAAACTTAGCAGTAGTGATATCGAAAAAGGGGAAGGAGAACTAAAACGCACCGAAGCGATGATCAACTCCATGACCATTGAAGAGCGCAAAAATCCCGATTTATTAGCCAAATCGCCTAGTCGTCGCCGTCGCATTGCCAAGGGATCAGGTCATGGCGAAAGCGATGTTTCCAAACTGGTGACTAACTTTACCCGAATGCGATCAATGATGCAGCAAATGGGCATGGGCGGAATGCCCGGAATGGGAATGCCCGGAATGGGAATGCCTGGGATGGGCGGTGGCATGCCTGGGATGGGAATGAATCGACCCATGCCGCCAGGATTTCGGGGCTATGCAGGCAGCAATACTAAGGGCAAAAAGAAAAAAGAGAAAAAGAAAAAAGGCTTTGGTAATCTCTAG
- the clpP gene encoding ATP-dependent Clp endopeptidase proteolytic subunit ClpP → MIPTVIETSGRGERAFDIYSRLLRERIVFLGQEVRDENANLVVAQLLFLEAEDPEKDIYLYINSPGGSVSAGLGIFDTMNQIRPDVSTICIGLAASMGAFLLSAGAKGKRMSLPNSRIMIHQPLGGAQGQATDIEIQAKEILYLKGLLNQHLANHTGQPLDRIIEDTERDFFMSAVDAKEYGLIDQVINRRPSALNPL, encoded by the coding sequence ATGATCCCTACTGTTATTGAAACCTCTGGCCGTGGCGAGCGTGCCTTTGATATCTATTCCCGTCTGCTGCGTGAACGGATTGTCTTTCTCGGACAGGAAGTACGGGATGAAAATGCCAACCTAGTTGTCGCCCAACTCTTATTTCTTGAAGCTGAAGACCCCGAAAAGGATATTTATCTCTACATCAATTCCCCTGGCGGCTCCGTTTCGGCTGGTTTAGGTATTTTTGATACGATGAACCAAATTCGCCCTGATGTTTCCACCATTTGTATCGGTCTGGCTGCCAGTATGGGCGCGTTCTTATTGAGTGCTGGAGCCAAAGGTAAGCGGATGAGCCTACCCAACTCGCGCATTATGATCCACCAACCATTGGGAGGAGCCCAGGGTCAAGCCACCGATATTGAAATTCAGGCGAAAGAAATTCTTTATCTCAAGGGTCTGCTGAATCAACATTTGGCCAACCATACGGGACAACCCTTAGATCGCATTATTGAAGATACGGAACGGGATTTCTTTATGTCGGCGGTTGATGCCAAGGAATACGGACTGATTGACCAAGTGATTAACCGTCGTCCTTCTGCTCTCAATCCCTTGTAA
- a CDS encoding IS1 family transposase — MSILKKSSMKILNDVGLCQEKEDALFKKNCPHCYSENVKIHSHYQTKGNGERKMFICQECSSCFAETYGSVIAGLETPLSEIIKVLKARMEGIGLNAAARVFGYAKTTILNWEKKLSGLQETLFLYALVNEFVKLVIEGDELYTKVGKNKEASASEGWTIVLMDRASRFIWHLKCGRKEQKLFLEAMMTVAELFERSAESLQLFTDGEKRYSQLLFNICHEVLRTGKRGRPTKVLPKGMVVRLKNKSSKRRDSEGKLEKVETPKTEHPETTEKPEDKDVHANHVEAFNSSLRRYLAAFRRRTNTYAKSVVGLQRVLDIFWMVHNFVRSHFTTREVPAVALGIIEKGLTWEDLLQIRLIS; from the coding sequence ATGTCAATATTAAAGAAAAGCTCTATGAAAATCCTGAATGATGTTGGCTTGTGCCAAGAGAAAGAGGATGCCTTATTCAAGAAAAACTGTCCTCATTGCTATAGTGAAAATGTAAAAATACATTCTCATTATCAAACGAAAGGTAACGGGGAACGTAAAATGTTCATTTGTCAAGAATGTAGTTCTTGTTTTGCTGAGACTTATGGTAGCGTAATCGCTGGCTTAGAAACCCCATTAAGTGAAATTATAAAAGTATTAAAAGCCAGAATGGAAGGAATAGGATTGAATGCAGCAGCCCGAGTATTCGGCTACGCGAAAACAACAATATTGAATTGGGAAAAGAAATTATCAGGATTACAAGAGACATTATTTTTATACGCCTTAGTGAATGAATTTGTTAAATTAGTAATAGAAGGGGATGAACTATACACAAAAGTTGGAAAAAATAAAGAAGCAAGTGCCTCTGAGGGGTGGACAATCGTGCTCATGGACAGGGCTAGCCGCTTTATTTGGCATTTAAAATGTGGTCGAAAAGAGCAGAAATTATTTCTAGAAGCAATGATGACGGTAGCGGAATTATTTGAAAGGAGTGCAGAATCTCTCCAGTTATTTACAGATGGAGAAAAGCGATATAGTCAACTGCTATTTAATATTTGTCACGAAGTATTAAGGACTGGGAAGCGAGGTCGTCCCACCAAAGTATTACCGAAGGGTATGGTGGTAAGATTAAAAAATAAGAGTAGTAAACGTCGAGATTCTGAGGGTAAACTAGAGAAAGTAGAAACTCCGAAAACTGAACATCCTGAGACAACAGAAAAACCAGAAGACAAGGATGTTCATGCCAACCACGTTGAGGCATTTAATAGTTCTCTACGACGCTATTTAGCCGCCTTTCGTCGTCGAACAAATACTTATGCTAAATCTGTTGTGGGATTACAGCGAGTGCTAGATATTTTCTGGATGGTTCATAACTTTGTTCGCAGCCATTTTACGACTAGAGAAGTTCCTGCTGTAGCTCTCGGTATAATTGAAAAGGGGTTAACTTGGGAGGACTTACTCCAAATTCGCCTGATTTCTTGA